A DNA window from Andrena cerasifolii isolate SP2316 chromosome 16, iyAndCera1_principal, whole genome shotgun sequence contains the following coding sequences:
- the LOC143377881 gene encoding uncharacterized protein LOC143377881, with amino-acid sequence MHTVDEGEVLDTQMSFDGSWHKRGHTSLHGIAFVIDIMTGLVVDYEVMSKYCHMCAIRTTGFEADSPEFVEWKKVHVEIGKCQVNFEGSSGRMEIAAAEAMWKRSMEHCNMRYTTMLSDGDAKTHTHLQSSQVYGPDIDIQKEECVNHIAKRMDTGLRNVVKEWRAKKVTLGGKGEGTLKESTIDKLTTYYRNAIVKNMPNVKALEDAVMATLDYCSSTHSKPNHARCPKGKQSWCFYNRAKSTRRKPMSHTHMSLKLSEDVATKVKPLYERLSNENLMARCCKGGTQNANDSLHTKVWRFCPMTTFVSKARLEVAVARAVSKLNMGCVASLTVRKQTAGEVVSETAISIARDRNKRRENCSAQQQSATRKHLKKKQNTKKIAAERKRRKIDEDVYQPGGF; translated from the exons GTGAAGTGCTCGATACGCAGATGTCATTCGATGGATCATGGCATAAGAGAGGACATACTTCCCTTCATGGCATCGCCTTTGTCATAGACATAATGACAGGACTCGTTGTGGATTACGAAGTGATGTCAAAGTATTGCCACATGTGTGCGATACGAACAACTGGATTCGAAGCAGATTCACCAGAATTTGTCGAATGGAAGAAAGTACATGTGGAAATAGGAAAATGTCAG gtaAATTTTGAAGGATCCTCCGGAAGGATGGAGATCGCAGCTGCTGAAGCAATGTGGAAGAGATCCATGGAACATTGCAACATGCGATACACCACAATGTTATCAGATGGCGATGCAAAGACCCACACCCATCTTCAAAGTTCACAAGTGTACGGTCCTGACATTGACATCCAGAAAGAAGAATGTGTAAACCACATTGCGAAGCGCATGGATACTGGCCTTAGAAATGTTGTCAAAGAGTGGCGAGCCAAAAAAGTGACACTTGGTGGCAAGGGTGAAGGCACACTCAAGGAATCTACCATTGACAAATTGACAACATATTACAG AAATgctattgtaaaaaatatgccaaatgTAAAGGCCTTGGAAGATGCTGTGATGGCTACTTTAGATTACTGTAGCTCTACACACAGCAAACCTAACCATGCCAGATGTCCTAAGGGCAAACAATCGTGGTGCTTTTACAATCGAGCAAAAAGTACTAGACGAAAACCAATGAGCCACACACACATGTCACTCAAGCTGTCTGAAGATGTCGCCACCAAAGTGAAACCCCTGTACGAAAGACTGTCAAATGAAAATTTGATGGCACGTTGCTGTAAGGGAGGCACTCAAAATGCAAATGATTCTCTCCATACAAAAGTGTGGAGATTCTGCCCAATGACAACATTTGTATCGAAGGCAAGGCTTGAAGTAGCTGTGGCACGTGCTGTTTCAAAATTGAATATGGGTTGTGTAGCCTCATTGACAGTGAGGAAACAAACAGCTGGGGAAGTTGTATCTGAAACAGCTATAAGTATAGCTAGAGACAGAAACAAGAGAAGAGAAAACTGCAGTGCACAACAGCAATCTGCTACAAGAAAGCActtaaagaagaaacaaaacacAAAGAAAATTGCTGCTGAGAGGAAGAGACGTAAGATTGATGAGGATGTGTATCAACCAGGTGGATTTTAA